In one Bacillota bacterium genomic region, the following are encoded:
- a CDS encoding dodecin domain-containing protein: protein MTVVKVIEVVGESQTSWDDAVKDAVRQASKTVRNISGVEIYNLTGNVEDGDVIEYKANCKIAFPVDGTH, encoded by the coding sequence ATGACAGTTGTCAAGGTAATAGAAGTTGTTGGTGAGTCCCAAACAAGCTGGGACGACGCCGTAAAAGATGCTGTGCGACAAGCATCCAAGACGGTGCGCAATATTTCTGGGGTGGAAATTTATAACCTTACAGGTAATGTAGAAGACGGCGATGTAATTGAATACAAGGCCAACTGCAAAATAGCGTTCCCGGTGGACGGAACACACTAG